The Xiphophorus maculatus strain JP 163 A chromosome 23, X_maculatus-5.0-male, whole genome shotgun sequence genome contains a region encoding:
- the cplx2 gene encoding complexin-2 isoform X2 yields MDFVMKQALGGATKDMGKMLGGEEEKDPDAAKKEEERQEALRQQEEERKAKHARMEAEREKVRQTIRDKYGLKKKEEKEAEEKAAMEQACEGSLTRPKKAIPRGCGDDEEDEESILDTVLKYLPGPLQDMFKK; encoded by the exons ATGGATTTTGTAATGAAGCAAGCATTGGGTG GGGCCACCAAGGACATGGGTAAGATGCTCGGTGGGGAGGAAGAAAAGGATCCGGATGCAGCTAAGAAAGAAGAGGAGCGACAGGAGGCGCTGAGgcaacaggaggaggagagaaaggcCAAACATGCCCGAATGGAGGCAGAGAGGGAAAAAGTACGACAGACCATCAGGGAcaag TACGGcttgaaaaagaaagaggaaaaggaggCGGAGGAGAAAGCAGCCATGGAGCAGGCATGTGAGGGATCACTGACACGCCCAAAGAAGGCAATCCCGAGAGGCTGCGGAGACGACGAAGAGGATGAGGAGAGCATTCTCGACACTGTCCTTAAGTACCTTCCCGGACCTCTACAGGATATGTTCaagaagtaa
- the cplx2 gene encoding complexin-2 isoform X1: protein MSCSNVAARMVSGRELFDITTEEEKSKDDWTNEISSGLVVTCLVFFDFEEKLLYQAAGTMDFVMKQALGGATKDMGKMLGGEEEKDPDAAKKEEERQEALRQQEEERKAKHARMEAEREKVRQTIRDKYGLKKKEEKEAEEKAAMEQACEGSLTRPKKAIPRGCGDDEEDEESILDTVLKYLPGPLQDMFKK from the exons aTGAGCTGCTCCAATGTTGCAGCTCGTATGGTTTCAGGGAG AGAATTGTTTGACAttacaacagaagaagaaaaaagtaaagacGACTGGACCAACGAGATATCTTCAGGTTTGGTGGTTACATGCTTGGTGTTCTTTGATTTTGAGGAAAAACTACTCTACCAAGCAGCAGGAACCATGGATTTTGTAATGAAGCAAGCATTGGGTG GGGCCACCAAGGACATGGGTAAGATGCTCGGTGGGGAGGAAGAAAAGGATCCGGATGCAGCTAAGAAAGAAGAGGAGCGACAGGAGGCGCTGAGgcaacaggaggaggagagaaaggcCAAACATGCCCGAATGGAGGCAGAGAGGGAAAAAGTACGACAGACCATCAGGGAcaag TACGGcttgaaaaagaaagaggaaaaggaggCGGAGGAGAAAGCAGCCATGGAGCAGGCATGTGAGGGATCACTGACACGCCCAAAGAAGGCAATCCCGAGAGGCTGCGGAGACGACGAAGAGGATGAGGAGAGCATTCTCGACACTGTCCTTAAGTACCTTCCCGGACCTCTACAGGATATGTTCaagaagtaa